aagagaagaaaaagaaagataattaaaagacacacacagaggccaTTGGCAGTAGGATTATTACCGTAAGTACTGTAATTATTACTGTAAGTACTGTAATTATTACTGTAAGGAAAGGAGGACTCCATCCATCTTATCAGCACAGactgagatacacacacacacacacacacacacacacacacacacacacacatttataactAGGTAGGCTGGAGAATAATCCAGGATGTCAAAAGAATTTCTGAGACGTACTTTCGAAGGAAACTTCAGAGCACCTGAAGGAATAATTACCATCATTGAGCAATATTACCATCACAATAGCACCATGTGCCAAGTATTGTGCTAAGCACTGCTCAAGAGGTAGTGTGCCTAGGCGAAGTGGGTAATCAATCAGTATTTATTTGGATGTGTAGGTaggcagatgaatggatggatgtggatggacggatggatggatggatgatagatgagCAGGTGGATAGGTGgctagatggatagatgaatgagtggatggataagtggTGGGTGTCAGTCCAtttcgcattgctataaaggaatacctgagactgggtaatttataaagaaaagagattcatttttgttcacggttctgcaggctgtataagaagcatggtacaggcatctgcatctggtgaggccTAAGGAAGCTTCCAATCACATCAGAAGAGCTGGcgtatcacatggtgagagagggagcaagagagatcCTGGGctctttcaaacaaccagctctcatgtgaACCAGCACAGCAAGAACTTACTCATGACCacagggagggcaccaagccatggTGAAGGGTCcgctcccatgacccaaacacctctcaccaggccccaccttcaacactggggatcacatttcaacatgagatttggaggggacaaacatccaaaccatctCAGTGGGGTGTGGATGTATGGATGAATACATGGAAGAAAAATGATCTCAATCAGCAGGATCAAGGCCCTGGGGATTTGGTCCATAGGCATGGGGAGTGAATATGACTTTTCCATCCCTGTTCCAATCCCTCAGTCCCCCAAATTCCTAGCCAGCCaccacctccaggaagccctccaagAAGAAGTGACATCCTTCCTGAGAAGATGAGGcccattttcttcctctcctcccatccACAGGCTTGCGTAACAGATTAAGTCAtctctgatgaaacctgcagcaGAGAAATCTGGGGGCCGAAATTATACAAGGAAGGTCTTGGGAGGCCCTACTGACTCAGGTCAGCTTTTTCATATCTCCTGCAGCCCAGAGTCTCACCCTGTAAACTGTGCTGCCTGCTAACACACCACCCCGAGTGAGGCCTCATCCTCAGGGATCCCCAGCCTCAGAGCACAGGGGGATCAGGGACCTGAGGTGGGGTGCAGGAGCTCAGAAGCTAAAGTCACATGAGAAAAGGGGGCCCAACACTGTCTGAGCAACATGGTTCTAGTCACTCCCTTCCCCAGAAAACATTGTACTGGAAAGAAATACCCCAAACAATCATATCTTTAGTACTAGAGAAATACAAACCCaagactcttttcttttttctattctattaatTCTCTGTGATGTGGCcatttttttaataatgaaattaattttagtaatggTGATGCAATAGAGGAGAGGATCCCCTCCCCATAACCAAAGTGGGAAAGGGACTAGCCGGGAAGATTGAAGTTGGAGCCTCGGCTGCATATCCCCACACAGGCCCCTCCTGTTGATCTGATTAGTCTGTACCTCCATTCATCCCCTTTTTATTTAAATGGTCCAGGAGCACTGCTAGAAAGAAAACATCTCAGAACAGTTACAGGCATTAGCAAACAGCTCTGCAACCTCCCACTTGGCAGGCTGTACTGGTAACAACCATGGAGAGACCAGTCATTAAGCAGCTAAGTTGGTTCACTGCTGTTTAACTGACCAGTGGAGCTTTTTTCTTTAGACGGaatgtctgttgcccaggctggagtgcagtggcgtgatctcgactcactgcaagctctgcttcccgagttgtcactgttctcctgcctcagcctcccgagtaactgggactacaggtgcccgccaccatgcctggctatctttttttttttttttttttttttttttttgtatttttagtagagatggggtttcaccatggacCGGTGGATTTTACAGCCTCACATCCTTTCATCCTCATGATACCACTGGAAGATTGTCATTGACTCCATCTTACAGACAAAACAGCTCAGGCTTAGTGATGCTAAGTGACATCACCCATGTGTAGGCAGCTAGGAAGGTGCTGCATGCATAGCAGGGCTCGAGAGAGGTCAGCTAAGTGACGTGATGAACCTCTGCCTGTTCACCATCCAATCCACAGATGCCAGTAAATCGCTGCAGGATGCATACAACTGTCCAACACCCTTCAAATCATAAAACAATAGAATTTGAGAGCTGCGGCTGTAGCACTGCCACTAAGTCACTGTTGGCTTTAAGCAAGTCACTCACCTTGAGGGGGTTGAACGAGCATGCTGTGTTGGTCAGTGGTGCCTAGGAACAACAGCAGCTTGGACTCAAcagggagcttgttagaaatacagaggCTTAGACCCCACTCCAGACTTGGGGAGTCGGAATCCTGGGGTGATGATATGGTCTGGATCTGTGTCCCCtctaaacctcatgttgaaacataatctccagtgttggaggtggggttgggtgggaggtgattggatcacagagGCAGATCCCTTGTGGCTTAGTGttgtcctcacaatagtgagagaattctcataagatctggttgttgtaAACTGTGGCACTCCTCCACCCCGCCcagctctctctcttgctcccacccTCACCACGGGAGATGCCTGCTCTCCCTTCTTTTGCCATGATtgaaaacttcctgaggcctcaccagaagccaagcagatgccagcaccatgcttccggCACAGATCACGACCCATGGGCCAATTAGACCTcctttctttatcaattacccagcctcaggtatgtctttagaGCAACGCAAGAATAGCCTAATACAGGCAGGGTCCAGCTGCCAAGGTTAACCTGACCTCTAGGGGATTCTGACATATGCACGCACACACCCAAAAGCTTGAGAAGCGAGTGGCTTCTGTGAATTGAGGCTTCCCCTTGCCGCCCCTGCAGGTGGATTTCGAAGATGTGATTGCAGAGCCTGTGGGCACCTACAGCTTTGACGGCGTGTGGAAGGTGAGCTACACCACCTTCACCGTCTCTAAGTACTGGTGCTACCGCCTGTTGTCCACGCTGCTGGGTGTCCCGCTGGCCCTGCTCTGGGGCTTCCTGTTCGCCTGCATCTCCTTCTGCCACATCTGGGCGGTGGTGCCGTGCATTAAGAGCTACCTGATTGAGATCCAGTGCATCAGCCACATCTACTCACTCTGCATTCGCACCTTCTGCAACCCACTCTTCACGGCCCTGGGCCAGGTCTGCAGCAGCATCAAGGTGGTGCTGCGGAAGGAGGTCTAAAGCCAGGTGGGGCAACGAGGGTGGCAGGGCAAGGGGcgttgggccaggctggtccccGGGGGACTTCTTCACAAGGGCTGCTGGCGAGCTCTTTCTCTTTAGGGACTGCTCTATACTCCATGATGGAGCACACAGTGTAGGGaagccagaaagaaaagacagccCAGCCACGGAAGCACAGTGGCCCTTCgctctcccccagccccaccacgATGCCCCCATGCCCGGGCGTGAGGGAAGATCATTTGCTAAGAGGCAGCTACTGCAAGTCTTTGCGTTCACTTGTACTGTAACAACATAAACCAGCACGCGGTTCCCACCGGGGGCCAACCTGTCCACGCGCACTCAGGAAAGTGACCAGTGACCACTGGCATTAGGAGGGTGGCTCCAATAAAGGATTTTGGCTGCATTTGGGGAATGATGCATTTTATTCATGCCTGTAAGATTGGTCTGTGTCCTGACCAGCTCCAAAAATACACTTCACCGCCCTGAAAAACAGATACAGGGAAAgctggttgtctcttcacttggCCAAATccaaggaacagaacagagtctttTTCTTCTTCGGATTCTATTGTTTGCTGGGATTGTACATGTTCCTTGGGAGATCATGTTCAAGTGACTCCTGTTGCCTGAACCCAATAACAGGCACCAATGGAGGAAAATGGCCTTTGGGCTGGCAGGGGCAGTGACCCTCCCAGGGTACCACTGAGGGCAGGGCCTGCATTCAAGCCTCCCTGAACCTCCCCTTTGGCTAATTGAGCCCCTGAAATGCACAGCACTGCCATTTGACATGAGAGTACCTTCAGCCTTAAGAGATGTGAAGAAGTCACAAGGTCTAATTTGTGCATGTGTGGACTCACTATGGAAATAAAATGCAATAGAAAGAGCATGTATCGCTTCCTTCCTCcttaaacacagacacacacacacacacacacacacacacacacacacacacacatacacactgctcTTATCTTCTTTAGGGCTGTCTTTTCCAAGTGTGCTATCCAGAActtagccattaaaaaagaaaagatggggaCGGGTGTTAGCATCTGTGGTCCGGTTCTTTTGGAAATGCTGTATATTTCTCTCACAGATTTTCAATAGGCATTGGCACATTAAAGGCTCTGACAAGTCCTGCAGTAGAGCACACAGTGTAAGGaagccagaaagaaaagacagccCAGCCACGGAGCACAGTGGCCCTTcgctctcccccaaccccaccacgATGCCCCCATGCCCCGGCGTGAGGGAAGATCATTTGCTAAGAGGCAGCTACTGCAAGTctttttagaccagtatcccccAATTctatctgatctttttttttcttttcatgcaaCACCCATTTAAGTCTCATATAATTAAGGTTCCACAGCACTTGTCAGGTTTTCGGAGACATTATTCATGCCTGGCCATGAGCCCAGTGGTCTTGGGAGGCGGTGTGGTGAAGTGTACCGCACACAGCTTAGGAACTAGGACGCAGGCAGCCTTGGTTCTAGTCCTGCTTCTGCTCCCGGTTGCCTTCTCTGCCTCAATTTCATCATCCACAAAATGATCTCTAATGTGCATTTTGGCTCCAAAATTTTACCCAATTTTGGTTTTCTCCTAACATCTTATGTAAatttcaaacacagaaaaaagttGAACAGCTACCTACCCATCTAGGCTCTACCATTAACATTTTTCTACCCCAGCTTTCTCACATccctatccatctatccaccccTCTCCATCccacaaatctcatctttatGCATGTTTAAATATGTTGCAGAGATCAGTATATTTTACCCCTAAACACTTCATCATTCATCCCTTGTTTCTGCAGATGAGAAAGTTACAGTCCAGAGAAGTCAGCAATCTTGCCAAAAGGCACCCACCTAGCCAGCATTATCGCTGTGACTCCAGCCTGCTGCCTCTGCTCTCCATTGGGGCTCTTCCACATTGTTCGGAGGCTCAGCAGGCCTAGGCTCCCCCCGCTGAAAAGGATTAAGGCTGATGTTACCTATGTCTTCCTCAAAGGGCCTGCCCTTTCAAATGTGTCTTGAAATCATGAGGCCATCCGTTTCAGCCTTGGAGTCTTGGGTTTTGTAGAGAATTTCCCATCTTGGTATTTGTTATAACTGGATTTGACGATGACTCCAATTTTTCAagctcactctctttctctaAGGGCAGACTATGGTCGGTGTTTAATTACCCACAAAGTTCACAGAACTGGAGGCAGGACACACATCTGAGATGCATGGGTGTCCAAGGAGTTCTTCTCCCTCCAGGAATCCCCTTGAGAAGTAGCAGGCAGAAAATCACATTGAGGGTATGATGAGAatgggcctgaggcaggaggatggaatTCCCTCTTATAAGATACATAGGGACCACCAGGCACTCCTGTTTGAAATGCAGGTTCCAAAGCTCTAGCTCCAGAGTTTGATTCAGtagtggggcccaggaatctgcattttaacacaaACTCATTTGTGATGCTGCAGATGGCTCCCAAATCCACTTTTAAGAAATATGTGTTAGTGTTCCTTCAAGGTAACAGTCTAGAATCCTATTATCGCCAGAGTTCAACTGTGGTTCAGAGCAGGTTCAGGGACATCATACAAATGTTTGTTCCTGAATCTTAGAGCATCTTCTCACAGAACTCTGACAAGTGAGTGCACCTGTGATTCCAGAGAATGGGACCAGGGCCCCCTTCCACACCCTGCCACAGTCCATGCACCTGTGCCATAATCAGGCCAATAGCTCTGAAGCCCTGCAGGGATCTGGGTTCTACAAGCCACGTGTTCCAGTCACCGTTCTTGGGAGGAAGAACGGGGACAAAGCAACGTAtggaaacaaatgtttattaagtgcAGTCTCTATCAAGCAGCTAATGAAGCAGACACCTTATGATCAGCCATGCCATTCACCAACTGGCACAGTTACAGAGGGGTGCCAGAGCAGGTCACCACAGTAGAACAAAATCAAGGCATTCACATTTTGCCTTAAGTGGCGTTTCATTGCTGTTGAATACAAAAAGGGTTAAACACTTTGAAACCAGGATTTTCTTAAAAGACAGCCTGCATTGTCCCTTTACATTTCCCGAAGTGGCAAAACATAGACTCAACCCAAAAGGAGACCAAAGTATGTGCCAGATATTTTTTTCAGCGCCTAAAGAAATAAGACTCAGAGTTTCCACATTCACTTTTGATGATCAGAGCCATGAAACATTGCAGAAGACAATCTGCAGCTCCCACTTCCTGACAACCCCAGCCATGCATATGGCTGTAAACAAGTCTGAAACTGTAGGGAAAGGTGGTTGGGAGACCTCAGGCATGAGGTCTGGGGAGGAGGCCAAAAGGAACTGAGCCTGAGGCAGCGTTCAGAACCCCTGTGCTCATTTTTCTGGGCTTTGTTTGGGGAAAGACTAAGAAATGGTGAAAACGCTCTCAAGGAGATCCAATGGGGCTATTGAAATTGAATGTCACTTATTTGCCATAAAAGAGACTCCTGTGCATAATGAGACCCAACGTACCCACCAGAGCTTTCGCATGAAGAGAACGACAAAGTATCCCACTTGGTTCTGATGTCCAATAATCTCATAACTCCAGGGTTTCTAGGAAGGCTGTGCTCTTGGTCAGAAAATCTACTGTGAGTTGCTGACCCTTTGATACCTAGTGGCCTCTGTTGGCTCCTAGGATGGCAACTTCCCTGGGACCAGCAGAGACCTCGGTCATCTCTGGCTGGTGGGCAGCGAGGCATGGATGCTAACAGACACCACTACCGCTGCATTTGCGCCCAGAGCACACAAGTGTTCCAGTACATGGGCACAGAGGCCCCAGAACAGCATCCTGTTAGCTTCCCAAAGAGCAAGGACTGGCTGGTGCTGACGCTCTTCATGCATGTCCCAGCAACACTGAGCAGTGCCTTGCAGTCCAAAGATGATACTATCTTCAATCTCCAGGTTATACTGAAGACCTTGTGCTAAATCCTTAGACTTTGAACATGGACATTTCAGTGCATGCCTCTCTTCTCCCAGAACATCTAGACAATGCTAGCTCAttctattgtgtgtgtatgtgcatgtgtatggcTATGTGGCTACTGCAGcatggaggaagaagaaagtgtGTTATAAAGAGAGAGAATGGATCTGTGGCTTTTGAGAGTGCTCCTGCTGTATCCCAGTAAGTACAACAATGTGTCTGGAAACTTAAAAGGCGCCCCACCACGCGCTGAGCTGGCCAGTCCCTGACAGTAAACTTCTGATCAACAGTGTCCTGTATTTAGTGACAAAGTATTTCTTAGACGTGTTCATGTCCTAACTTCAAGGCTGAGAGGACATTTGAGAACATGTTCACTAGGTAAGAAAAAACTCTGACACCCCTagtgaatttctattttttttttttttttttttttttttttttgagacggagtctcgctctgtcgcccaggctggagtgcagtggccggttctcagctcactgcaagctccacctcccgggttcacgccattctcctgcctcagcctccgagtagctgggactacaggcgcccgccacctcgcctggctagttttttgtattttttagtagagacggggtttcaccgtgttagccagggtggtctcgatctcctgacctcgtgatccgcccgtctgggcctgtgaatttctattttatataaaacataacaACCTGCAGCTACAAGGCATCACTGGTGCCTTTACAAAGCAGGGATATTATCATTGCTGTTACTTTTTGCCAAATAGAGACATCATCTCTTGCAGCAAAATCGAGTGAGAAAACCATGAGATCCCTCTCAAGCAGTGAGCCACATAGAGAAACGAAAGCTCTGAGAGGCAAGAGATTCCAAGGAATTCATCTGTCAAGTTGGCCTTCTCTGAATTCATCTGTtgaatatttttttgtttatttttatttttttaaagttcactggcttttagtatattttcaAAATCGTGCACCATCACcactaatttcagaacattttcatcactcaaaaaagaaaccccaaaccTTTAGTAGTCACGCCTCATCTCCCACAGCCTCCTGGCCTTGGCAAACACTAATCtatattctctctatataaatTTGTCCATTTTAGACATTGCATTTCAATCCAATCAGACAACATGTGGTCTTTtgcaactggcttctttcacttagcataatgttttcaaggttcatccatgttgtggcatgtgtcagtatttcatttcttttcagagtttaataatgttccattgtatggatagaccacattttatttcccattcatcagttgatagacatttgggttgtttccactttttggctattacaaataatgttgctatgaacattggtgtacaagtttttgtgtgtatgtatgttttcatttctcttgggcaaatacctaggagtggcatttctgggtcatatggtcactctatgtttaattttgtgaggtactgccaaactgttttccaaagcaggtGCACcatttatgttcccaccaacaaTTTAAATTTCtaccagtttctctacatcctcaccaacacttgttgttGTCCATCTTTTTCTTGTAGCCATCCTAGTGATTATAAactggaatctcattgtggttttgacttgcatatccctaatgaataataatgttgagtattttttgaTGTGCCTAttagccatttgcatatcttctttcgagaaatgtctattcaaatcattagtccatttttaaaattgatttatttttctccttattgtTGTGTTATAAGAGTTATTTCTATATTCcagatacaagtcccttatcatatatatgacttgcaaatattttctaccattctgcaggttatcttttcactttcttgatagggCCTGTTGAATCACAAAAGCTTCAAATCTTGATTAAGtccaatttacctatttttccATTGGTTGCTTGTgtctttggtgtcatatctaagaaaccactgcCTAATTCAACGTTACAAAGATCTAAGTCTATGTTTCTTTCTAAGATTGTCTAGTTTCagctcttatatttaaatcttggatgtgttttgagttgatttttgcacatggtgTGAGTAAAGGTCCAACCTCATTCTTTTGCACATGCATATCATTGTCTcagtgccatttgttgaaaagactcttctttctctattgaattgtcttgggaaccttgtcaaaaatcaactgaccatAAGTATAAGTGTTCATATCTGTACTCTTTATTCTACTCCATATGTCTATCCTTAAACAAGTAACACACTGAGCTGATTACTGTACCTTTATCATAAATTACAAAATCAGAGAGTGTGAATGcaccaactttgttctttttcaaggctcatttggctattctgggtcccttgcatTTCTTTATGAATTTTGGGACCAGCTTATCAATTTCTACGAAGAAGCCAGCTATGATTTTCAtaaggattgcactgaatctgtatgTCAATTAGGatagtattgccatcttaacaatactaAGTCTGATCCGtgaacacaggatgtctttccatttatttaagcctcctttaatttcttccaaattttgtagttttcagtctTGCACTTGTTTTGTTAAGttgattcctattttattctttctgatgctattataaatggaattatttaacTTCGTTTTCATATTGTTTGTTGCTAgtataaagaaatacaattcatttttgtatattgaccttgtatctTGAAACCGTGAGGAACttgcttattagttctaataagctgtgcgtttgtgtgtgtgtgtgtgtgtgtgtgtgtgtgtgtgtgtgaattccttaggattttctatacaCAAAACggtgtcatctgcaaatagttttacttcttcttttccaatctagatgcatttatttctttttctttcccaaacGCTTCTTAAACATTagcttcttaaacatttttaactcAAGTTCTAATTGGTCCGCTGTGCCAGATGGTCTTACAAGGTAATCCCCTTCTTCTAGTGCTACCCTCTGACAAGTTGGTCCCCAAGGAACCCAGCATTTGTTCGCTTAGAGGCAAAtacactttgaggtcaggaggaTCTTAACACCACCCTCCCCATCTGAGGTCCCAACCCCACTCCTTACCCCAAGTCCAGAACACTGAACTTCCTGACCCAATTGGTCACCAATCTTATATTTCCTGCTTTTCACAATAGCCCggaataaagaagtaaaaagataCTGGTGTGAAATTGCAAGTCCAGGAGAAAACACAAGCCACCCACTGCCCAGGGTAGCAGTGGGTTCAGGGTGGCAGAAGTACGTGTAGGAGGTGAGGGGGTTGCCTGGTGGCTGAGTTCCCTATCATGTCCCATCATGGAGACCACTCTCTACCCCACTGAAGCCACCCCAAAGAGTGGAGAGATACAAACTGATAGGTACCTTACACACAAACATACGCCATCACCTAGGGGCCGACCACTTATGCCAGCACAGCCCGAACCTCAGGAGGCAGCCCTGGCCCTGGCTGGTGGGTCACGCCGTGGATGGCTGGGAGCAGCTCCTCTGGCTGGAGCTGCGATGGCTCAGGACAAAGGAAGACGAGTTGCTCTTTTTGCTGGTACTTGTCTCTCCCAGGCGGTTGCCCTTTAGGTAGCTGGCGGAGCAGCACAGGAAACGCTGCACGAGTTCGTGGAAGAGGTGACCTGTGAAGAGCATGTAGATCCAGGGGTTGCAGCAGCTGTTGAGGCTGGCCAGGAGCATGACAATGATGAAGGCCGAGGCTGAGGGGGCGGgggcaggagaaaggagaaaagggcaTTAATTAACACTGGAGACACTCCCAGACATATCTGACTTAAACACCATTTCGTGAGTGACAGGCTTGTCCAAGTACTACATCCTGAATCACAAGATGAGGTACTAAAGAGGCAAAGtttgtcttccttcttcctccttgtgCTGGACATGCCCTCAGGCTGTCCTCCAAACCCTCCCCACCAGGCTCAGCCCAGGCTTGGAACCGTCCCTGCCTTTCTCTCACCAGCAGCTTTCCCACTGCCTACCTCCCTCAGCAGAAGCTGTATCTATCACAGTCACCTTTTCATGCATCACCCACACAACTAGTGTTGAGTGCCTACAACTTCGAGCGTCTACAAGCACAGCTCCCAGAAGCTGCAACACCCAGTTTTCATGCTAGCCTTGCCAGTGCCTAGTTACTTGAA
The sequence above is drawn from the Rhinopithecus roxellana isolate Shanxi Qingling chromosome 1, ASM756505v1, whole genome shotgun sequence genome and encodes:
- the CAV3 gene encoding caveolin-3 is translated as MMAEEHTDLEAQIVKDIHCKEIDLVNRDPKNINEDIVKVDFEDVIAEPVGTYSFDGVWKVSYTTFTVSKYWCYRLLSTLLGVPLALLWGFLFACISFCHIWAVVPCIKSYLIEIQCISHIYSLCIRTFCNPLFTALGQVCSSIKVVLRKEV